A region of Deinococcus cellulosilyticus NBRC 106333 = KACC 11606 DNA encodes the following proteins:
- the mqnB gene encoding futalosine hydrolase has translation MQILLVVATEGEALFFGALGLEVAISGIGAVNAALTTLQVAGSSRPDLIINAGIAGAFPGQGLQIGDVALSNTITSASLGAEDRDGGFLNLQKLGFPLHGDLHNRLPAWEGATDLARRLGLKAGEMLTLETVTGTQQTLDKLQHLYPAALTEGMEGAGVALAGLRLEVPVLEVRGISNMVGPRDRESWNIPLALKACRSALERMMAEV, from the coding sequence ATGCAGATCCTGCTTGTTGTTGCCACAGAAGGAGAAGCCCTGTTTTTTGGTGCCCTGGGCCTCGAAGTTGCCATCAGCGGAATCGGTGCAGTGAATGCCGCCCTCACCACCCTGCAGGTGGCCGGAAGCTCCAGACCGGACCTCATCATCAACGCTGGAATTGCCGGAGCTTTCCCTGGTCAAGGGCTCCAGATCGGAGATGTTGCCCTCTCGAACACCATCACCAGTGCTTCTCTTGGTGCCGAAGACAGGGATGGTGGTTTCTTGAACCTGCAGAAACTGGGATTTCCCCTGCACGGAGACCTCCACAACAGGCTCCCGGCCTGGGAAGGTGCAACAGATCTTGCCCGGCGTCTTGGTCTAAAAGCAGGGGAGATGCTGACCCTGGAAACCGTCACTGGAACCCAGCAGACCCTGGACAAACTGCAGCACCTCTACCCCGCAGCCCTCACCGAAGGCATGGAGGGCGCAGGAGTGGCCCTCGCTGGCCTCAGGTTGGAGGTTCCTGTGCTGGAAGTCCGGGGCATCAGCAACATGGTTGGCCCCAGAGACCGTGAAAGCTGGAACATTCCCCTGGCCCTGAAAGCCTGCAGGTCTGCGCTGGAACGGATGATGGCTGAGGTTTGA
- a CDS encoding DdrH has protein sequence MTPEFREVMEKLRAQYAEALRDMPLPDGVPEYVQELMAKGDTETLLLMLKLSWVFGAQAGQAAQVQVQTMRVPTAQA, from the coding sequence ATGACACCCGAGTTCCGCGAAGTCATGGAAAAACTCAGAGCGCAGTACGCTGAAGCCCTGCGGGACATGCCCCTGCCAGATGGGGTGCCGGAGTACGTTCAGGAACTGATGGCAAAGGGAGACACCGAAACCCTGCTCCTGATGTTGAAACTCTCCTGGGTCTTTGGTGCACAGGCCGGGCAGGCCGCCCAGGTCCAGGTGCAGACCATGCGTGTTCCTACCGCTCAGGCCTAA
- a CDS encoding nitroreductase family protein, with translation MNPADVKTFFRNHWTVRKYKSVPMPEDHLDAILYAAQRAPTDATAQMYTFIRLTDSDVRQQMADLTRNAHINTASESFVICADIHRLESLLKHRGYTPGNYPAVAVHFAVGDAVMAAQNMLIAAEMLGYMGCWIGGVMNNLPEITRLLKLPEGVFPFAALTIGVPDEEHKLRPRLDRALVVHENSYQDPTPEALSQAFEEMAAITSRGDWALSLSRYFAQGGSMEVREGHLRQVLHQQGFAHVSTADQLFQQAVKAGFPELVVRQKGAADLEAWLDQGHLAYRGDGGHLTEALENALMEALKERTE, from the coding sequence ATGAACCCTGCTGATGTGAAAACTTTCTTCAGAAACCACTGGACGGTCCGCAAATACAAATCGGTGCCCATGCCCGAGGACCATCTGGATGCCATTCTCTATGCTGCCCAGCGTGCGCCCACCGATGCCACCGCACAGATGTACACCTTCATTCGCCTGACCGATTCTGATGTGCGCCAGCAGATGGCCGACCTCACCCGGAATGCCCACATCAACACAGCCAGTGAAAGCTTTGTGATCTGCGCAGACATCCACCGTCTGGAAAGTCTGCTGAAACACCGAGGGTACACCCCTGGAAATTATCCTGCTGTGGCCGTGCATTTTGCTGTGGGCGATGCTGTGATGGCTGCCCAGAACATGCTGATTGCCGCCGAGATGCTGGGTTACATGGGCTGCTGGATTGGGGGGGTCATGAACAATCTTCCCGAAATCACCCGACTGCTGAAGCTCCCTGAAGGGGTCTTTCCTTTTGCAGCCCTCACCATCGGGGTTCCAGATGAGGAGCACAAACTGCGTCCCCGTCTGGACCGTGCCCTGGTGGTCCATGAGAACAGCTACCAGGACCCCACCCCCGAGGCCCTCAGTCAGGCTTTTGAGGAAATGGCAGCCATCACATCGCGGGGCGACTGGGCACTGAGCCTCAGCCGTTATTTTGCCCAGGGAGGGTCCATGGAGGTGCGGGAAGGCCATCTGCGTCAGGTGTTGCATCAGCAGGGGTTTGCTCATGTTTCCACGGCGGATCAGCTGTTTCAGCAGGCCGTAAAAGCAGGTTTTCCTGAACTGGTGGTGCGCCAGAAAGGTGCAGCTGACCTGGAAGCCTGGCTGGACCAGGGGCATCTGGCCTACCGGGGAGATGGTGGTCACCTGACGGAGGCCCTGGAGAATGCTTTAATGGAAGCATTGAAGGAGCGAACTGAATGA
- a CDS encoding DinB family protein codes for MYQREALRDYGQTPAQIKDSFLRAVEGFDQVFSEVPRNKPWREDGWTALQIQGHLIKTHELGALILRVLESNQPHHRLLHVVAAVQQRMSAPRTITRLRAPKLVQLQASESELAARWTSTNQMFLKQLETSSLNGPRTFPHLYIGELTALEWAQFMPYHLHHHLPQLLALQEP; via the coding sequence ATGTACCAGAGAGAAGCATTGAGGGATTACGGGCAGACCCCTGCCCAGATCAAAGACAGCTTCTTGCGGGCTGTCGAAGGTTTTGATCAGGTCTTTTCAGAGGTTCCCAGAAACAAACCCTGGCGGGAAGACGGCTGGACCGCCCTGCAGATCCAGGGGCACCTCATCAAGACCCATGAACTCGGAGCCCTGATCCTCAGGGTGCTGGAATCCAACCAGCCCCACCACCGCCTGCTGCATGTGGTGGCCGCTGTCCAGCAACGCATGTCTGCACCCAGGACGATCACCCGACTGCGTGCTCCGAAACTGGTGCAGCTTCAGGCATCGGAAAGCGAACTGGCTGCCCGCTGGACCTCCACCAACCAGATGTTCCTGAAGCAACTTGAAACCTCCTCCCTGAATGGGCCACGCACCTTTCCTCACCTCTACATCGGGGAACTTACAGCGCTTGAATGGGCACAGTTCATGCCCTACCACCTGCACCACCACCTGCCCCAGCTGCTCGCCCTGCAGGAGCCGTGA
- a CDS encoding GntR family transcriptional regulator, whose product MAKYPLIKATLKERLLSSYYPEGIPLPSEPLLAKEFDVSRMTARRAIDELEREGYVYRIQGAGTFPTGKRFRQGVFRIRPFREWARGAETHTRILQARVLDATPEMGVVLQIPAGEPIIFIHRLRTAGDEPLVIEKRYINFRMAGDLLKHNLAVESIHEVLVEKLGIPLTRVEQSLEAVNLRQEEAELLRVPVGTAAFLLRRTTYSGPTRVAYVNYWVRGDRYAFQDSFEP is encoded by the coding sequence GTGGCCAAATACCCCCTGATCAAGGCAACGCTCAAAGAGCGACTGCTCAGCAGCTACTACCCCGAAGGCATCCCCCTGCCCAGCGAACCCCTGCTCGCCAAAGAGTTTGACGTTTCCCGCATGACGGCACGCCGTGCCATCGACGAACTCGAACGCGAAGGCTACGTGTACCGCATCCAGGGCGCAGGAACCTTCCCCACCGGCAAGCGTTTCCGTCAGGGCGTGTTTCGCATTCGTCCCTTCAGAGAGTGGGCCAGAGGTGCAGAAACCCACACCCGCATCCTGCAGGCCCGGGTGCTGGATGCCACCCCCGAAATGGGTGTGGTGCTGCAGATCCCCGCAGGCGAACCCATCATCTTCATTCACCGCCTCAGAACTGCAGGCGATGAACCGCTGGTGATCGAAAAAAGGTACATCAACTTCCGCATGGCTGGAGACCTGTTAAAGCACAACCTCGCCGTCGAATCGATCCACGAGGTGCTGGTCGAGAAACTGGGCATCCCCCTCACCCGCGTGGAGCAAAGCCTGGAGGCCGTCAACCTGCGCCAGGAGGAAGCCGAACTGCTCCGTGTCCCTGTGGGCACCGCCGCCTTCCTGCTGCGCCGCACCACCTACAGCGGACCCACCCGCGTTGCCTACGTGAACTACTGGGTGCGCGGAGACCGCTACGCCTTCCAGGACAGCTTCGAACCCTGA
- the pyrE gene encoding orotate phosphoribosyltransferase, translated as MDVLQTYKYYGAFHEGHFLLASGRHSPYFLQSTTVLQHPVAADQLGENLGNKVRDAGWRPDFIIGPAMGGVVLAYVTARPLGTRAIFAEKDGQGGMKIREAFGENLNNQTFVAVEDVITTGGSVLKAVRAAEQLGAKCLGIACIIDRRKDTQELLEGHKVVSLTQLYFDTYLPDSLPEWLSARPLQEI; from the coding sequence ATGGACGTCTTGCAAACCTACAAGTACTACGGCGCCTTCCATGAGGGGCACTTCCTCCTTGCTTCAGGACGGCACTCTCCTTATTTCCTGCAATCCACCACCGTGCTGCAGCACCCTGTGGCTGCAGACCAGCTGGGTGAAAACCTGGGAAACAAGGTGCGCGATGCAGGCTGGCGTCCCGATTTCATCATTGGACCTGCGATGGGCGGAGTGGTCCTGGCTTACGTGACAGCCCGTCCTCTGGGAACCCGCGCCATCTTCGCAGAAAAAGATGGACAGGGAGGCATGAAAATCCGTGAAGCCTTCGGCGAGAACCTCAACAACCAGACCTTTGTGGCGGTGGAAGATGTGATCACCACCGGAGGCAGCGTTCTGAAGGCCGTGCGAGCAGCAGAACAGCTCGGGGCAAAGTGCCTGGGCATCGCCTGCATCATTGACCGCCGCAAGGACACCCAGGAACTGCTGGAAGGTCACAAAGTGGTCTCCCTGACCCAGCTTTACTTCGACACCTACCTCCCTGACAGCCTGCCTGAATGGCTCTCAGCAAGACCCCTGCAGGAAATCTGA
- a CDS encoding glucose-1-phosphate thymidylyltransferase translates to MKAIIPAAGLGTRLRPLTYTRPKPVLKVANKPIILLAIENLMAAGITDIGIIVSGLTRKDIEEAINGTPGVNITYIHQGETLGLGHAVKMAREFVGDEDFCVYLGDNLFGNGISTYVERFKETQADAVIALVEVENPSSFGVAVLNEAGQITQLIEKPKVPPSNLAVAGVYCFKPGIMDILEQLKPSARGEYEITDAIAELIHSGQTVIGERVQGWWKDTGKPYDLIDANRLLLESLEPRIEGEVIESRITGRVVIEQGAVVKNSIIMGPALIGKDVVIENAYVGPFTSIGQKSRICSSEVEYSVVDAEVVIDHVDVRLQECLLGLRAQIKGKTGVPRAHRFILSDASVLDLSVQ, encoded by the coding sequence ATGAAAGCCATTATTCCTGCTGCCGGTCTGGGCACCCGTTTGCGTCCCCTGACGTACACCCGTCCCAAACCCGTGCTTAAAGTTGCCAACAAGCCCATCATCCTGCTTGCCATTGAGAACCTGATGGCTGCAGGCATCACAGACATTGGAATCATTGTGTCTGGCCTGACCCGCAAAGACATTGAAGAGGCCATCAACGGCACCCCTGGAGTCAACATCACTTACATTCACCAGGGAGAAACCCTGGGACTGGGCCACGCTGTGAAAATGGCCCGTGAGTTCGTGGGAGATGAGGACTTCTGTGTGTACCTCGGCGACAACCTGTTTGGGAATGGCATCTCCACCTATGTGGAACGCTTCAAGGAGACCCAGGCAGATGCCGTGATTGCCCTGGTGGAGGTTGAGAACCCCAGTTCCTTCGGTGTTGCGGTGCTCAATGAGGCAGGCCAGATCACCCAGCTCATCGAAAAACCCAAAGTTCCACCCAGCAATCTGGCGGTGGCAGGGGTCTACTGCTTCAAACCAGGCATCATGGACATCCTGGAGCAACTGAAACCCTCTGCCCGGGGTGAATACGAGATCACAGACGCCATTGCTGAACTGATCCACTCTGGTCAGACCGTCATTGGGGAACGTGTTCAGGGATGGTGGAAGGACACCGGAAAACCCTACGACCTGATTGATGCCAACCGCCTGCTCCTTGAGAGCCTGGAACCCCGAATTGAAGGTGAAGTGATCGAGTCTCGCATCACCGGTCGGGTGGTCATTGAGCAGGGTGCAGTGGTGAAAAACAGCATCATCATGGGACCCGCCCTGATTGGCAAAGACGTGGTCATCGAGAATGCCTACGTGGGACCTTTCACCAGCATCGGGCAGAAGAGCAGGATCTGCTCCTCAGAGGTGGAGTACAGCGTGGTGGACGCCGAAGTGGTGATTGACCATGTGGATGTGCGCCTGCAGGAATGCCTGCTGGGTTTGCGGGCGCAGATCAAAGGGAAAACCGGGGTCCCCAGGGCGCACCGTTTCATCCTGTCAGATGCCAGTGTGCTGGACCTCAGCGTGCAGTAA